From Cyclobacteriaceae bacterium, a single genomic window includes:
- a CDS encoding fumarylacetoacetate hydrolase family protein gives MRIFAIGRNYVEHIQELNNERPDEPVIFTKPDTAIIRNNAPFYYPDFSKDVHHEVELVLRISKEGKNIEEKFAHKYYDAIGVGIDFTARDLQSKLKEKGLPWDIAKGFNGSAPISDKFIPVSEFKDLKNINFKLEVDGQLKQQGNTSLLLFPFDYIIAYLSKFFTLKTGDLIFTGTPKGVSPVTHGNKLSAYIENEKLLEFEVK, from the coding sequence ATGAGAATCTTTGCCATCGGTCGTAACTACGTTGAGCACATTCAGGAATTGAATAATGAACGTCCTGATGAACCTGTGATCTTTACCAAGCCTGACACGGCGATTATCAGGAACAATGCACCGTTCTATTACCCTGATTTCTCTAAAGATGTGCATCATGAAGTTGAATTAGTGCTGAGGATCTCGAAAGAGGGGAAGAACATTGAAGAGAAATTTGCCCATAAGTATTATGACGCCATCGGTGTGGGGATTGACTTCACGGCACGGGACTTGCAGTCTAAGCTGAAAGAGAAGGGATTGCCCTGGGACATCGCAAAAGGCTTTAATGGGTCGGCCCCTATCTCTGACAAGTTTATTCCGGTGTCTGAGTTTAAAGATTTGAAGAATATAAATTTTAAGCTGGAAGTGGATGGACAACTCAAGCAGCAGGGAAATACCAGCTTGCTTCTTTTTCCATTCGATTACATTATAGCGTATCTGTCAAAATTTTTTACACTTAAAACCGGAGACTTAATTTTTACCGGCACTCCCAAAGGAGTGAGCCCTGTTACGCATGGAAACAAACTATCAGCATATATTGAAAATGAGAAGCTGTTGGAGTTCGAGGTTAAGTAA
- a CDS encoding prohibitin family protein: MQTNRWLISLLAASLLSSCAIIRPGEVGIKQKLGKIKNDHLPQGPYVFDPFTTIIYKIPVRTVEAFNTLDVPTKEGLTVKSEIALLYHVKPEAAREVYTKYGMNYQEVIVESNFRAVVRHIAGMYFAKELFAVDRKKIEKEIYDEISASIWDKGFVTDAVLLKSITMPEQIFQAVENKLKAEQESLQMEFVINKQKKEAERMQIEAESIKNYNRTISESLSEMMIRYSSVQVMKGLVTSPNAKVIITDGKSQMLIGDK, translated from the coding sequence ATGCAAACAAATCGTTGGCTTATCAGCCTATTGGCTGCGTCATTGTTATCCTCCTGTGCGATCATCCGGCCTGGAGAAGTCGGCATCAAGCAAAAGTTGGGAAAGATCAAGAATGATCATCTTCCTCAGGGTCCATATGTATTCGATCCATTCACCACGATCATTTATAAAATTCCGGTAAGAACCGTTGAAGCATTCAATACGCTGGACGTTCCAACCAAGGAAGGGCTTACTGTAAAATCGGAGATCGCCTTGCTGTACCATGTAAAGCCAGAGGCAGCGAGAGAAGTTTATACCAAATATGGTATGAACTATCAGGAGGTTATTGTAGAAAGTAATTTCCGGGCGGTGGTCCGTCATATCGCGGGGATGTACTTTGCCAAGGAACTGTTTGCTGTAGACCGGAAAAAGATCGAAAAAGAGATTTATGATGAGATTTCTGCCAGTATTTGGGATAAGGGCTTTGTCACAGATGCCGTGCTGCTGAAAAGCATAACGATGCCCGAACAGATTTTTCAGGCAGTGGAGAATAAGTTAAAAGCTGAACAAGAGTCGCTTCAAATGGAGTTTGTGATCAACAAGCAAAAGAAGGAAGCAGAGCGGATGCAGATCGAAGCCGAGTCGATCAAGAACTATAATCGTACGATCTCGGAAAGTCTTTCAGAAATGATGATCCGGTATAGCAGCGTGCAGGTAATGAAAGGACTTGTCACATCTCCCAATGCAAAGGTGATCATTACTGACGGGAAGAGCCAGATGCTAATTGGAGATAAATAA
- the bcp gene encoding thioredoxin-dependent thiol peroxidase has product MALSVGTKAPDFKTTDQDGKEITMSGLKGKKIVLYFYPKDMTPGCTAESCSLRDNYSALKKAGYEVFGISSDNEKSHRKFIEKEKLPFSLLADVDKSVHAKYETWVEKSMYGRKYMGTARFTYIIDEKGVIKEVIEKVDTKNHAAQILGGGSPAKVVAKKAAPKKAKK; this is encoded by the coding sequence ATGGCACTCAGCGTTGGCACCAAAGCACCTGACTTTAAAACTACTGATCAGGACGGTAAGGAGATTACAATGTCAGGACTCAAGGGCAAGAAGATCGTATTATACTTCTACCCAAAAGATATGACACCTGGATGCACGGCTGAATCTTGCAGCCTGCGTGATAATTATTCTGCTTTAAAGAAAGCAGGGTATGAAGTTTTTGGAATCAGTTCTGACAACGAGAAGTCCCACAGGAAGTTTATTGAAAAGGAGAAGCTTCCCTTCAGCCTCCTTGCCGATGTTGATAAATCTGTTCACGCGAAGTATGAAACCTGGGTTGAAAAATCAATGTATGGACGAAAGTACATGGGCACTGCACGTTTTACCTACATCATTGATGAGAAGGGAGTTATTAAAGAGGTCATTGAGAAAGTAGATACTAAAAATCACGCAGCTCAGATTCTTGGCGGCGGATCTCCTGCCAAGGTAGTAGCTAAGAAAGCAGCCCCAAAGAAAGCTAAGAAGTAA
- a CDS encoding 3'-5' exonuclease, protein MKLNLKIPLCFFDLETTGINITQDRIVEIAVIKLMPNGEILEKKNLVNPTIPIPSESTAIHGISNDDVKDKPSFKELAKDYARFFEGADLSGFNILKFDVPVLVEEFLRAGVDFDYSRKRIIDSQRIYHLMEKRNLAAALKFYCDKTLEDSHTALADTRASMDVLLSQVERYENLEVTDGLGNSLGFMKNDLDELHKLTSSAMIDLAGRMVMNHKGEPVFNFGKHKNKNVLAVLKEESSYYDWMMNGDFSLDTKRRLTEIKLSELKRG, encoded by the coding sequence ATGAAATTAAATCTTAAAATACCACTTTGCTTCTTCGATCTTGAAACGACTGGCATCAACATCACACAGGATCGTATCGTAGAGATCGCAGTGATCAAGCTCATGCCGAATGGGGAGATCCTTGAGAAGAAGAACCTCGTCAACCCGACTATTCCCATCCCATCCGAGTCAACTGCCATTCACGGCATCAGCAATGATGATGTGAAAGATAAACCTTCGTTTAAAGAACTGGCGAAAGATTACGCAAGGTTCTTTGAGGGTGCTGATCTAAGCGGTTTTAATATTCTGAAGTTTGATGTGCCTGTGCTGGTAGAAGAGTTCTTACGCGCAGGCGTTGACTTTGACTATTCGCGGAAGCGGATCATTGATTCACAGCGCATCTATCATCTGATGGAAAAGAGAAATCTGGCGGCGGCATTGAAATTCTATTGTGACAAGACGCTTGAAGATTCTCATACAGCTCTGGCTGATACCCGTGCCTCCATGGATGTATTGTTATCGCAAGTAGAGCGTTATGAAAATCTCGAGGTAACAGATGGTTTGGGGAACTCACTTGGCTTCATGAAGAATGATCTTGATGAGCTTCACAAGCTGACCTCTTCTGCCATGATCGATCTGGCCGGACGCATGGTCATGAATCATAAAGGCGAACCTGTCTTCAATTTCGGAAAACATAAGAACAAGAATGTCCTGGCTGTCTTAAAAGAAGAATCTTCTTACTATGATTGGATGATGAACGGAGATTTTTCCCTGGATACCAAGAGGAGATTGACCGAGATCAAGCTGAGCGAGCTTAAAAGAGGCTAG
- a CDS encoding M48 family metallopeptidase codes for MKKLLIVFTGLLIAYGCATVPLTGRKQLSLVSNSEIIPMAAEEYKAVIAKGPLSNDAQKTQQIRTVGMKIQRAVEQYMANAGLSNELSGFDWEFNLIEDPKTVNAWCMPGGKVAFYTGILPICKDETGIAIVMGHEVAHAIANHGRERMSQQMVSQLGLSTFSALMGSNPTAGKQLLMQAVGAGSNIGMLKFSRQDESEADHLGIIFLAMAGYDPSQAPVFWERMSASGGAAPPEFLSTHPANETRIKDLKGWIPEAMKYYKK; via the coding sequence ATGAAAAAATTACTTATCGTTTTTACCGGACTCCTCATTGCATACGGTTGTGCTACTGTACCACTTACTGGTCGCAAGCAGTTGAGTCTTGTATCTAACTCCGAAATAATTCCAATGGCTGCCGAAGAATATAAAGCTGTCATTGCAAAAGGCCCGCTTTCAAACGATGCACAGAAGACCCAGCAGATCAGGACTGTAGGGATGAAGATCCAGAGAGCTGTTGAACAATATATGGCAAATGCCGGTCTCTCAAATGAATTGTCAGGCTTTGACTGGGAGTTCAACCTCATTGAAGATCCCAAGACTGTTAATGCATGGTGCATGCCCGGTGGAAAGGTTGCTTTCTATACAGGCATTCTTCCTATCTGTAAAGATGAAACCGGAATAGCCATTGTCATGGGACACGAAGTTGCCCACGCGATCGCCAATCATGGAAGAGAACGTATGAGCCAGCAGATGGTGTCACAACTTGGTCTGAGTACATTCAGCGCATTGATGGGTTCAAACCCAACAGCAGGAAAGCAACTTTTGATGCAGGCTGTAGGAGCAGGTTCTAATATCGGCATGCTGAAGTTCAGCCGTCAGGATGAATCAGAGGCAGATCACCTGGGTATCATCTTCCTTGCCATGGCAGGATATGATCCAAGTCAGGCACCAGTATTCTGGGAACGCATGAGTGCCAGTGGCGGTGCCGCACCTCCTGAGTTTTTATCTACTCACCCTGCTAATGAAACCCGTATCAAAGACCTGAAAGGTTGGATACCAGAAGCGATGAAATACTATAAGAAGTAA
- a CDS encoding DUF2452 domain-containing protein, with product MSVLPYSASVSGAVIKPNEEGIIRHHALTAMEEQTNMQLTQIRQQIELLAVQAREIQQRKELSLIIYDAKLSFNPVIGQRYYLYEKEDGNHLVSMIGPKEWGSKIPYKTFVAGVRLLADHTWKEEA from the coding sequence ATGAGTGTGCTTCCATACTCAGCTTCAGTTTCCGGTGCAGTGATCAAGCCTAACGAAGAAGGCATTATCCGCCATCATGCTCTGACAGCGATGGAAGAGCAGACAAACATGCAGTTGACTCAGATCAGGCAACAGATTGAGCTCCTCGCGGTGCAGGCAAGGGAAATCCAGCAACGGAAAGAACTTTCTTTGATCATTTATGATGCGAAACTCAGCTTTAATCCAGTGATCGGTCAGCGTTATTATCTATATGAAAAGGAAGATGGTAATCATCTGGTATCGATGATCGGACCGAAAGAATGGGGATCCAAAATTCCTTACAAGACATTCGTGGCAGGAGTGAGGTTACTGGCGGACCATACCTGGAAGGAAGAAGCCTGA
- a CDS encoding M23 family metallopeptidase: METNYQHILKMRSCWSSRLSKAILLLLFPYAVSAQFSEPDASLPKNAGIGNYLFPINPGRPNQLAGTMGELRNTHFHGGIDIRTDNQIGVPVLATQDGYISRASVGTAGYGRVLYLSHPDGKTSVYGHLDRYKGKIAKYVKEEQYRRKTFEIDLLLSPEEFPVKRGDTIALSGNTGGSSGPHLHFEIRDGNYVLNPLKFGFTEIKDNIAPTAQKIALRTLDINSRINDQFGRFEFTLVKKSASEYVLPIPILATGRIGVELLAEDRMDDSPARCGINYIEMFADSQKVFTQHIERVDLEETRGILAVVDFKTMEIRGKRFNKLYIDDGNRLDFYKNAREGIITVKDSDRSIRILLRDESGNKSNARFQLKNNPMDTEMLLPAKKVIGIESDLFENSLIVSSSFCSDSDKLTIFSNGKATEVPFNYASITQRVYLIDLRKSQPDSVKTCRGSLVFHFKDIVPSTTIYTYYSDWADVRFPENSLYDTLYLNTNHRAENKKESFVIGQRTIPLHKNVLVTLKPDFQLTPSKDLAVYRREGNSASYLGGEWAGSKVRFSTRELGEFVFLRDTVPPVITKVRIDNQSARLRIRDGLSGISYYEANINGQWLLMIYDYKTGILQSDRLDLKQPLKGDFELKVVDRAGNERIFKQKI, encoded by the coding sequence ATGGAAACAAACTATCAGCATATATTGAAAATGAGAAGCTGTTGGAGTTCGAGGTTAAGTAAGGCAATCCTACTATTATTATTTCCTTACGCCGTCTCAGCTCAATTCAGTGAACCCGATGCATCCCTGCCAAAGAATGCCGGAATAGGTAACTACCTCTTTCCTATTAATCCCGGTCGACCCAACCAGCTTGCTGGAACGATGGGTGAATTACGAAACACACACTTTCATGGTGGTATTGATATCAGGACTGATAATCAGATTGGAGTGCCTGTTCTTGCCACTCAGGATGGATACATTTCAAGAGCATCCGTCGGTACAGCAGGTTATGGAAGAGTGCTCTACCTCTCTCATCCTGATGGAAAGACATCTGTCTATGGACACCTTGACCGCTATAAGGGAAAGATTGCGAAGTATGTCAAGGAAGAACAGTATCGACGTAAGACGTTTGAGATTGATCTTTTATTAAGTCCTGAAGAGTTTCCGGTCAAGAGAGGTGATACGATTGCTTTATCAGGAAACACCGGCGGATCGTCCGGCCCTCACCTTCACTTTGAAATCAGGGATGGCAATTATGTATTGAATCCATTGAAGTTTGGTTTTACAGAGATCAAGGACAACATCGCTCCCACTGCACAAAAGATTGCCCTTCGCACACTGGATATTAATTCACGCATCAACGATCAGTTTGGACGATTTGAATTCACGTTGGTAAAAAAGTCAGCAAGTGAATATGTATTGCCTATCCCCATCCTCGCTACCGGACGCATTGGGGTTGAACTGCTGGCAGAAGATCGCATGGATGATTCACCAGCACGCTGTGGCATCAATTACATTGAAATGTTTGCCGATAGTCAGAAAGTCTTTACCCAACACATTGAGCGGGTGGATCTCGAGGAGACGCGCGGTATTCTTGCCGTTGTTGACTTCAAGACAATGGAGATCAGGGGAAAACGATTCAACAAACTTTATATTGATGATGGAAATCGTCTGGACTTTTACAAAAATGCAAGAGAAGGAATTATCACTGTCAAAGATTCTGACCGAAGCATCCGCATATTATTAAGAGATGAGTCGGGCAATAAGAGTAACGCACGTTTCCAGCTTAAGAACAATCCAATGGACACGGAAATGCTTCTTCCTGCAAAGAAGGTCATTGGCATAGAATCAGATCTGTTTGAAAACTCATTGATTGTATCATCCTCGTTTTGCAGCGATTCAGACAAGCTCACCATTTTTTCAAATGGCAAGGCGACGGAAGTACCCTTCAATTATGCCTCCATCACACAAAGAGTTTATCTTATTGATCTCCGAAAAAGTCAACCCGATTCTGTAAAGACCTGCCGTGGAAGTCTTGTCTTTCATTTTAAGGACATTGTTCCATCTACTACGATCTATACATATTACAGCGACTGGGCTGATGTTCGCTTTCCTGAAAATTCACTTTATGATACATTGTATCTTAATACCAATCACCGGGCTGAAAACAAAAAAGAATCATTTGTAATCGGGCAACGTACCATTCCCTTACACAAGAACGTACTGGTTACATTAAAGCCCGACTTTCAATTGACTCCATCCAAAGATCTGGCAGTGTATAGGCGTGAAGGCAATAGCGCCTCTTACCTGGGCGGCGAATGGGCCGGCAGTAAAGTAAGATTCAGCACGCGGGAACTTGGTGAGTTTGTTTTTCTGAGAGATACTGTTCCTCCAGTGATTACCAAAGTCAGGATTGACAATCAATCTGCAAGGCTAAGAATACGTGACGGACTTTCCGGCATCTCTTATTATGAAGCAAACATTAATGGGCAATGGTTATTAATGATCTATGATTATAAAACCGGCATTCTTCAATCTGATCGTCTGGATCTGAAACAACCATTAAAAGGAGATTTTGAATTGAAAGTTGTTGACCGTGCAGGCAACGAGCGTATATTTAAACAAAAAATCTAA